Within the Microbacterium sp. 1S1 genome, the region GCGACGGGCGGCGGCGCTCCACGGCTTCGATGGCGAGGAGCACGGTCTCGAGTTCCCGGTCCTCGGCGCCGGATTCGCGTCGCAGGAACAGCGACTGCTTGAAGCTCTCCCGCGCCGTCTCGTAGTCCCCGGCGTCGTAGGCGTTCTTGCCGTGGTGCTGGTACGCGAACGCCGCGATCGACAGCCAGCGCTGCCCTTCCGCCTCCGCGGCACACGTCGCGAGCTCCTGCTCGGCGGCGGCGTGGGCTCCCCGGTATTGCAGGATCGTCGCGTGGAGTACGCGGGCGCGGAGGACGTCCTTGCGGGTTCCGGCCATGCGCGCCTGCCGCACGGCCTCGTCGGCCAGCGCGAGGGCGTCATCGAGGCGACCGAGCACCTTCAGCAGCCAGACGCGCTCGAGCAGGGCCGGAAGACTGCGCTGCTCCTCGATCTCGGACAGGCGGGCGGCGCACTCGTCGAGATCAACCCGTTCGCGGAGGCTCTCCTGGTCGTATCCCCGGATCAAACTCATTGCTCTCCTTCCGCGCGTCCCCGCAGCTGTCCCTTTCCAGTGTGCCTGCCGCTCCCGCGGTCCGCGGGGCGGCGCGCCCGGTCAGCGCAGGAACAGCGAGGCATCCGGACGCGGCGAGGCGACGGCGTCCGCGTCCGTGACGATCCGGGCGCCCTGGAGGAAGGCGCGGGCCTCGTCGCCCTGCGCGATCTTCGCCGGATGCGGGCCGGCGGCGAGCAACCGTGGCAGCCACTCCGTGGGCAGCGGGGCGGCGGAGGCGGCCACGACGAGGTTGCCGAAGCGGCGCCCCTTGAGCACCTGGGTGTCGGCGAGGATCCCGATCTCGGGGAGCACATCGGCGATCGTCGCCGCCTGTCGCCGGGCGAACGCGAGGCCGGGGCCGTCCGCCACGTTGACCAGCAGCACTCCGCCGGGGGCCAGCAGCGCGGCGAGCTCTCGGTAGAACTCCACGCTCGTGAGATGGGCCGGGGTCTGCGCCCCCGAGTACACGTCCGAGACGACGAGGTCGCACGCGCTGTGGAGGGCGGCCGGGAGCTTGCGGACTCCCTCCCTGGCGTCGCCGATGCGCAGTCGGATGGACGCCCCCTTCGGGAGCGGCAGATGCTCACGGACGAGGTGGACGAGGGGGGCCTCCAGCTCGATGACCTGCTGTCGGGAGCCCGGCCGCGTCTCATCGATGTAGCGGGGGATCGTCAGGGCGCCGGCGCCGAGGTGCACGGCCGTGAGCGGCCCGGGGCGGAGCTGATCGATCACCGCGCCCATCCGCACGATGTACTCGAAGTGCAGGTGCGTGGGGTCGTCCAGGTCGACGTGGGACTGCGGGGTGTCGTCGACGACGAGCTCGAAGCCGCTCGTGAACTCGGAGGGGACGATCCGCGCGACGCCGCCGTGGTCGAGACGCGTCTGGGGGTGCTCGGTGTCCCGCGATCGCGTCCGTCCCATGAGGTCGAGCCTACGCCGCCCGAGTCCGGGGTCAGCGCTGGTTGCCGACCGCGCACGTCTCCTGCTCGAGCGTCTGACCGGAGATCTCCGGCGGCAGCGTCGCCCGGGCATCCGGCGCTGCGCTCGC harbors:
- a CDS encoding spermidine synthase translates to MGRTRSRDTEHPQTRLDHGGVARIVPSEFTSGFELVVDDTPQSHVDLDDPTHLHFEYIVRMGAVIDQLRPGPLTAVHLGAGALTIPRYIDETRPGSRQQVIELEAPLVHLVREHLPLPKGASIRLRIGDAREGVRKLPAALHSACDLVVSDVYSGAQTPAHLTSVEFYRELAALLAPGGVLLVNVADGPGLAFARRQAATIADVLPEIGILADTQVLKGRRFGNLVVAASAAPLPTEWLPRLLAAGPHPAKIAQGDEARAFLQGARIVTDADAVASPRPDASLFLR